The Miscanthus floridulus cultivar M001 unplaced genomic scaffold, ASM1932011v1 fs_686_1_2, whole genome shotgun sequence genomic sequence TCGGGGCGACCACGAAGGCGAGGCCGTGGGAGCTCAGCTCGTCGTAGGGGGACACGATGGCGAAGACGAAGCATGTCGACAAGGACCGAGCCGTCGTCGCCGCGGACTCGCTGCTGGggcggcggaggtggagcgggACTGGATGGAAGGCGTGCGCTTTCGCCTGGTCCGTGGTGTTGGTGAGCGCCAGGAGGCCGTCGGGAGTCACGACTGCGAGGCCGTCCAGCGTAAGGCCCGCCGCGGCGAAGCCTTCGTGAACGAACTGGCCGCTGTCGGTGTCGGCGGCCGAGGCCGCACGGATCAGGAGCAGCAGAACAAGGACGAGGACGAGGGATGTAGCCTTGGCAAGCATAGTTTTTTTCCGGCATTGGTGCGCGCAACCACAATGCATGCTGTGCAGTTTCTGACGTTGTATTGTTGCATTAGCTGGACGATTTGTTGATAGGACCGAGGAATCTTTCTGCGCTGTACTTGTGCAGGTGCTGCTCATTGCTCAAACACGGGCGTCGCCATGACTAGCAATTCTATTATCCGGCTGACCAGTTCCGCGGGTCAATTCCGGTAGCCGGCGGTGGCGTGTGAGAGTGGGGTCACTGATGGAGCCATGGAGGACCTGACAGTGACTCACTGATGAAATCCTTTATGGTGGAATTCAAAGTCTCGCTCAATGCTTCTTTTTTACTACCGGTCTCGGTCTGCCCGGTCAATTACGGAGTCGCTTTGGTATTTCTGTCTTCGTCGTTCATTAAAGAACAGAGTTTTACATCAAGCTTTAATCACCAGTCCTGATCCTGATATGGCtctgttcgcgtgcccttaaatccggtttaatccgcttctttttttcatccggatcggtgtttttctcttacaaattcCTCCAATTTTCCTCTAAACCATCCAAatttctccagaattcctccaaacaaACCGATGCTAGTACTGTATACTGTATGGGGATCAGTTTCCACCGGTCTGAAAAGGGAATTCAGAGTCTGACTCCTTCGACAACAGCTTTCTTAATTGTTGCACACACACAGGAACGATGGCGACATCCCAGATCTGGTAACAACAGAAATATCATTTGCTTTACCTAGCAAATTTAAACGAATACATATTTTGATGAAAAAACACCCTCCGAAAGCCTATATAATTGGATATCTAAATATAGATATCATTTATTCCACATTTTTTACTAGTTAAAGATAAAGAGCGAGGATAGCTCTCTAGACAGCCCACAGGAtatagaaaatcatttggagagtaTATAGAAAAGTTGTTGGAGAGTATAAAGATATTGAAAATGATTTTTACTCAAATGACtcttcaaatgatgatttagagagtagaTTTTAGAAAGGCTATTGGAGATGACCGCACCATGAACAtcaaaggccctgtttggtttctacaggcgctcctaaaatttttgtcacatcaaatgtttagacacatacatggagtattaaatatagactaattaccaaactaattacacaacttacgactaatttgcgagacgaatcttttaagcctaattagtccatgatttgacaacatggtgctacagtaaacatacgctaatgacagattaattagacttaaaaaatttgtctcgcaaattagtctccatctatataattggttttgtaaCTAATCTATacttaatgctctttattaatatctaaacatttgacgtgacatgaattttaggagcgacttaGTAACGAACCCCAAAAGTCCAACACACGGGATCCACGATAATTTGATGTCACGAGTTCTACACGCGAAAAAAAAATGGAATCCGTCCAGCACACAACAATTAGTCCATGAGTAGGGTGAAAACTACTATACAGCAGGTAGACCTCGTCCGCGCGCAGAGAAACACAGCCAGCCACTCGACCCCCACCATGAAATGCCAGTTTGCAGTCACCAGCTCTGACCAACGCGACGCAAGAGAGGCGGAAATTTGTTGTCGTTTCCTTTACCAGTGCATACGAGCGTTTCCTTGGCGGCTGTGCCGCCGAAGCGACGCCAAAGCCATGCTGGCGTTCCTGCCGTTCCACTTGGCAACTCTGCACCTTATCCTCGCGCCTGCGTACAGCGGCGCCGCTGcgaccggcggcggtggcggtggcggtggcggtggcggcagctTCATCTACCACGGCTTCGCTGGCGCGAACCTCACGCTCGACGGAGTGGCCGCGGTGACGGTGGGCGGCCTCCTGGTGCTGACCAACGGCAGCCTCCAGACGAAGGGCCACGCGTTCCATCCGTCCCCGCTGCCGTTCCGGGACCCGGGCTCCCTGCGGAACGCCACGGCCGCGCGGTCCTTCTCGACCACCTTCGTGTTCGCCATCTACGGGCAGTACGCCGACCTGAGCAGCAACGGGCTGGCCTTCTTCGTCGCCGCGGACACGGCGGTGCTGTCCACCGCGCTGCCCGGGCGGTTCCTGGGCCTCCTCAACGACACCGACAACGGCGACCGGAGGGCGCACGTCTTCGCCGTGGAGCTCGATACCATCTTCAACGCCGAGTTCCGTGACATCAACAGCAACCACGTCGGCGTCGACGTCAACAGCCTGAGGTCGGTCTGCGCCACCGACGCCGGGTACTACGACGACGCCACGGGGCAGTTCCGGAACCTGAGCCTGGTCAGCCGGAACGCCATGCAAGTCTGGGTGGACTACGACGGCGCGGCCAGGCAGGTCACCGTGACCATGGCGCCTCTAGGCGTGGCCAGGCCGAAGAAGCCGCTGCTGCAGACCACCGTCGACCTCTCCGACGTGGTGCTGGGCACGGCGTACGTCGGGTTCGCGTCGGCGACGGCGGTGCTCTCCTCGCGCCACTTCGTGCTCGGCTGGAGCTTCGCGCTGGACGGGCCGGCCCCGGCGCTGGACATCGGGGAGCTGCCAGCCTTGCCGCCCGCGTGGCCCAAGCCACGGTCGAGGGTGCTGGAGATCGTGCTTCCCGTAGCGTCAGCGACGCTGGTGCTGGCCGTGGGTGTCACGATTTACTCCCTAGCGCAGCGGCGGCTCAGGTACGCCGAGCTCCACGAGGACTGGGAGGTCCCGTTCGGACCTCACCGCTTCTCGTACAAGGACCTGTTCCATGCGACCAAAGGGTTCAGTGACAAGCAATTGCTCGGGGAGGGAGGATTCGGAGGTGTGTACAGGGGGGCGCTCCGCAAGTCCGGTATGGAGATCGCGGTGAAGAAGGTGTCGCATGAGTCCAGGCAGGGAATCAAGGAGTTTGTCGCTGAGGTCGTCAGTCTCGGACGACTGCGGCACCGTAACCTCGTTCAGTTACTCGGCTACTGCCGACGCAAAGGTGAACTTCTTTTAGTCTACGATTACATGCCAAATGGTAGCTTGGATAAATACTTGCATGGTGGGAATGGAAGCAGAGGTGCAATAGACTGGCCTCAAAGGCTACACATCATTCGAGGAGTGGCATCCGGACTTCTGTATCTCCATGAGGATTGGGAGCATATTGTCATCCACAGAGACGTCAAGGCAAGCAATGTGCTACTGGACAGCGAGATGAACGGGCGATTAGGAGATTTTGGCCTCGCGAGATTGTATGATCATGGAGCTGATGCGCAGACAACACATGTGGTGGGCACTATGGGGTACCTAGCCCCCGAATTAGGACACACCGGCAAGGCGACTCCGGCGACCGATGTCTTCGCATTTGGCGCGTTCCTTCTAGAAGTCACTTGTGGACGAAGGCCGGTTGAGCAAGACGAGGAAAACAACCGTGTTGTCCTTGTCGATTGGGTGACTGAGCATTGGCGCAGTGGTTCCATCGTTGATGCGGTGGACACGC encodes the following:
- the LOC136532670 gene encoding L-type lectin-domain containing receptor kinase SIT2-like encodes the protein MLAFLPFHLATLHLILAPAYSGAAATGGGGGGGGGGGSFIYHGFAGANLTLDGVAAVTVGGLLVLTNGSLQTKGHAFHPSPLPFRDPGSLRNATAARSFSTTFVFAIYGQYADLSSNGLAFFVAADTAVLSTALPGRFLGLLNDTDNGDRRAHVFAVELDTIFNAEFRDINSNHVGVDVNSLRSVCATDAGYYDDATGQFRNLSLVSRNAMQVWVDYDGAARQVTVTMAPLGVARPKKPLLQTTVDLSDVVLGTAYVGFASATAVLSSRHFVLGWSFALDGPAPALDIGELPALPPAWPKPRSRVLEIVLPVASATLVLAVGVTIYSLAQRRLRYAELHEDWEVPFGPHRFSYKDLFHATKGFSDKQLLGEGGFGGVYRGALRKSGMEIAVKKVSHESRQGIKEFVAEVVSLGRLRHRNLVQLLGYCRRKGELLLVYDYMPNGSLDKYLHGGNGSRGAIDWPQRLHIIRGVASGLLYLHEDWEHIVIHRDVKASNVLLDSEMNGRLGDFGLARLYDHGADAQTTHVVGTMGYLAPELGHTGKATPATDVFAFGAFLLEVTCGRRPVEQDEENNRVVLVDWVTEHWRSGSIVDAVDTLMPSRFNPEEVSLVLELGLLCSHPLPSARPTLRQVMQYLDGDMPLPDLSQTYTASFAMMEPIYIAGSSTTI